The following is a genomic window from Mycolicibacterium sp. TY81.
CAGCTTCCGTTGTCCTGCAACGTGCGTTTGCCCGTCGCCGGGTAGTCGGGGATGACCTTGGCCAGCAGGTCCGGGTTGTCACCGATCTGCCCTTTGATCCACTCGGTGAACATGATTCGGGTGACATCGTTGATCTCGCTCACCGCGCGTTGCTGGTCGGGATAGTCCGGGTCGACGCGCGCTGCGGCAAGACCCTTGTCGCAGCCGGGCCAGAACAGCAGGAACCGGTACCAGCGGCCGTAGAACGGCAGGTGCTTCAGCGCCCACTTGACGCCGTCGCCGACCCTGGCGTGATAGTTGGGGTTGGGGAACATCCATTGCGCGGTGCGCTGAAAGATGTTGAGCGAAGCGACTTTCCCGGCGATCGACGGCGCGATCTGAAAGCCGCTGGCACCGGCGCCGACCATCGCGACATGCTTGCCGGTGAGGTCGACGTCGTGATCCCACTGCGCCGAGTGGAACGACGGGCCCTCGAATTCGTCGCGTCCCGAGATGGGCGGCAGATACGGACGGTTGAGCTGCCCGACGGCGCTGATGACGGCGCGCGCCGACACCGTCTCGGCCGACCCGTCCGCGGTGCGGAGGGCCACCTGCCATGTCGCGGTGGCCTCGTCCCATGTCGCGCCGGTGACCTCGGTCTCGAACCACACGTGCGGGCGGATGCCGTACTGGTCCAGGATGCGTTCGAAATACGCCTGCAGTTCGGGCTGTTCGGCGAAGAACTGCGTCCAGTGGTCGCTGGGTTCGAAGCTGTAGCAGTAGAAGTGGTTTCCGACATCGACACGGGCGCCGGGATAGCTGTTGTGCCACCAGGTGCCACCGACACCGGCGGCGCGTTCGATGATGGTGAACGGAATTCCGGCCTCTTTCAAGCGGATACCGGCGAGCAGTCCGGATTCGCCGCAGCCGATGACGACGACCGGAAAGTCCGCGGCCGATCCGGCGTCACGTCCGGCGGCGCCGGCGCGGACGTCCGTACCGTCGAGCTCCATCTCCTCCAGCACCATCGGCACGTATTCGTCGGGGACCGGTTCGCAGACCAGCCACTCCATCATCTCCTTGAGCAGCTCGGCGCCGATCGGTTCCGGCTCGGGGCAGCCGCGGTCGCGGTAGTCGGTGATCACCTTCAGCGCCAGGGCACGCACCGCCGCTTTGTCGTCCTCGGACATGTAGCCCTGGACCTCGTTGAGGAACAGCCCGGCAGGGCGCAGGGCACCGCGGATCAGCTCCGGATCACCGGACATGTGCACCAGCGACAGCATCAGCGTGGGGATGCTGACGTCCAGCAGAGCGCGGGCGATGTCCTCATCGGAGGTCGTAAACGGTTGTCCTGCATGTGGGTTGCGCACCACAAGGAACTATCACGTCCGGTGGACAGTTCGCAGCCGATTCTCCCGCGGTGCGGTACGACCGGGCTTTACGCTCCGAGGATGGCCATCGCGTTACTCGACAACGGCGCACCGCCGGCGGACCTCGCACTGTCCGACATCGACCTCGGTTCGGTCCGGTTCTGGGGCCGGAACGACGGGTTCCGGGACGGTGCGTTCGCCACGCTGCGGCGCGAGGCACCCATCGCCTTCCACGGCGAACTGGCCCAGGAGGGATTTGAAACGGGCCCCGGCCACTGGGCCCTCACGCGCTACGACGACGTGTTCTTCGCCAGCCGCCACCCACACATCTTCAGCTCCGCCGACGGCATCACGATCCCCGAGCAGACGCCGGAACTGGCCGAGTATTTCGGCTCGATGATCGTGATGGACGACCCGCGGCACACGCGGCTGCGGAACATCGTGCGCAGCGCGTTCACCCCGAAAGTGGTGGCGCGGACGGAGGCCTCGGTGCGCAACCGGGCGCGGAGTCTGGTCGAGTCGATGATCGAGCGCCATCCCGACGGCCACGGCGACATCGTGGCCGACCTGGCCGGTCCCCTGCCGCTGCAGATCATCTGCGACATGATGGGCATCCCGGAGCCGGATCACGAACGGATCTTCCACTGGACCAACATCATTCTCGGCTTCGGCGATCCCGATCTGACCACCGATTACGAGGAGTTCTTCCGTTGCGCCATGGACATCGGCGGCTATGCCACCGCCTTGGCCGATGACCGGCGCGTCAACCCCCACGACGACCTCACCACCGCCCTGGTGCAGGCCGAGGTCGACGGCGAACGACTCACCTCGAGCGAGGTGGCGTCGTTCTTCATCCTGCTGGTGGTCGCGGGGAACGAGACCACACGCAATGCGATCAGCCACGGGGTGCTGACGCTCAGCCGGTTCCCGGAGCAGCGGGACCAGTGGTGGTCCGATTACGACGCGGTGGCACCCACGGCGGTCGAGGAGATCATCCGCTGGGCCTCCCCCGTCGTGTACATGCGCCGGACCCTGACGCAGGACTTCGAGCTGAGCGGCGTGAAAATGCAAGCCGGGCAGAAGGTTACGCTGTGGTACGGCTCGGCCAACCGGGACGAGGCGAAATTCGACCGCCCGTGGCTGTTCGACGTACACCGCAACCCCAATCCGCACCTGGGCTTCGGCGGCGGTGGCGCACACTTCTGCCTGGGCGCGAATCTGGCCCGTCGCGAGATCGCGGTGGCGTTCGAGGAGATTCACCGCCGCGTCCCCGATCTGACGGCCACCGACGAGCCCGACCGGTTGTGGTCGCAGTTCATCCACGGCATCAAGCGCCTGCCGGTCAGCTGGACGCCCCCGCGCTGACCGCTTACTGGACGATCAGGACACCGACCATCCCCGGGTGATACACACAGTAGTACGGGTAGCGGCCCGGCGTGGTGGGTGCGGTGAACGTCGCCTGCGCGTTGCCGCCGACCTTGACGTCGAACTGCCCCTTGACCTTTGACGTCACGGTATGCGCGACGTCGTCACTGTTGACGACGGTGATCTTTGCGCCGGGAGGCACGGTGAGCGGGTCGCCGAAGTTGAGCGCGGTGATGGTGATGGCCGGTCCCTGCACCGGGCCGGTCACCGGCACCGCGCTGGTCGTCGGAGTGCTGTTGGGCGCCGGGACCGGAGCCGAACAGGCGGCGGTCACCGCGGTGGCGAGTGCCGCCGCAACCACGAGCACCGCCGGGACGCGCGTCGTCGTCATGCCAGGTACCTCTGCAGCCAGGACTGCGTCTGCGCCCAGGCGTCGGCGGCCGCGGTGGGGTTGTACCGCTGGCCCGAGTCGTTGAAGAACGCATGATCGGCGTCGGGCTCCACGACGATCTGATGAACCATGCCGGCCTGCTCGAGCGCGGCTGCCGCCGCGTCCTTGCTCGCCGTCACGCGCGCGTCCTTGGCGCCGTAAAAGGCCAGCACCGCAGCTTGTTTCGAGCCGGCGAAGTCGTGCGGGTCGGGCAGCGGACCGTAGAACGGCAACGCCGCCGAGAGCCTCGGCTCGCCGGCGGCCAGGAGCTGCCACGTGAGCCCACCGCCGAAGCAGAATCCGAGCACCGCGAGTTTCCCGCCGGGCGTCCGCCGCTGCAGTTCGTCGAGCCCGGACCGCAGGTCGGCGACGAACTGGTCGGGCGGAATCTTGCCCAGCGCCGCGGTGGCCTCGGCCGGATCGGCGAAGGCCGCGGTGCCGCCCTGCGCCGACAACAGGTCGATGCCCAGCGCCGAGTACCCGATACCGCCGAGGCGGCCGACGACCGACCGCACCCAATCGTTCAGGCCTTTGTTCTCGTGGATCACCAGGACGCCGCCGCGTGGCTGGGCGGCCGCGGCCCACGATCCCTGCAGCTTGCCGTCGGCCCAGGTGATGGGCGCGGGCTGGACGGCGTTCTCCATACCGGGCGGTGGGCCGGGCTCGGTCGACGGCTTGCCCGACGTCGGGCTCGACGTGGTGGCCGCAGTGGTGCCTCGATTCTCACCGCAGGCCGCGATCAGCGCACTGGCGGCCGCAGTACCCACGCCCAGGAGCGCGAGCCTGCGCAGCGCCTCACGACGGGACAGCAATCCGTCGACGTGGTCGGTGGCGATTTCCTCGGCGATGTACCGCTGCAAGGGGGTCACCCGAGCCAGTATCCGCCCTGATCCTGAGCGACGTCACAAGGTTTCCCCAGGACGAGTAGACATTTTCTAGAAAGTGTTCACTTTTTCATTGACATGGGCCTGACCGGCACGCTTCTATAGTTAGGTGACCTCTGCAACGACGTTCGACACGATCATCCGCAATGGCCGTTGGTTCGACGGAACCGGCGCGCCTTCCGCGGTCCGGGACATCGGAATCCGCGCTGGACACGTCGTGGCGATCGGCGTGGACCTCGACGACACCGGATGCCCGAACGTCGTCGATGCCACCGGCAAATGGGTGACGCCGGGCCTGCTGGACATCCACACGCACTACGACGTCGAGGTACTGGCCGGCCCCGGCCTGGCCGAGTCGCTGCGGCACGGCGTGACCACCGTGATGCTCGGCTCCTGCTCGCTGTCCACGGTGCATGTCGGCGGCGAAGACGCCGGTGACCTGTTCGGCCGGGTGGAGGCCATCCCGCGCGACCACGTCATCACCGCCGTCGACGAGAACAAGACCTGGGACACCGCAGAGGGTTACATCAACGCACTCGAGGACCGGCCGCTGGGACCGAACGTGGCCGCGTTCATCGGCCACTCCGACATGCGCACCGCCGTCATGGGCCTG
Proteins encoded in this region:
- a CDS encoding cupredoxin domain-containing protein; this translates as MTTTRVPAVLVVAAALATAVTAACSAPVPAPNSTPTTSAVPVTGPVQGPAITITALNFGDPLTVPPGAKITVVNSDDVAHTVTSKVKGQFDVKVGGNAQATFTAPTTPGRYPYYCVYHPGMVGVLIVQ
- a CDS encoding cytochrome P450, whose product is MAIALLDNGAPPADLALSDIDLGSVRFWGRNDGFRDGAFATLRREAPIAFHGELAQEGFETGPGHWALTRYDDVFFASRHPHIFSSADGITIPEQTPELAEYFGSMIVMDDPRHTRLRNIVRSAFTPKVVARTEASVRNRARSLVESMIERHPDGHGDIVADLAGPLPLQIICDMMGIPEPDHERIFHWTNIILGFGDPDLTTDYEEFFRCAMDIGGYATALADDRRVNPHDDLTTALVQAEVDGERLTSSEVASFFILLVVAGNETTRNAISHGVLTLSRFPEQRDQWWSDYDAVAPTAVEEIIRWASPVVYMRRTLTQDFELSGVKMQAGQKVTLWYGSANRDEAKFDRPWLFDVHRNPNPHLGFGGGGAHFCLGANLARREIAVAFEEIHRRVPDLTATDEPDRLWSQFIHGIKRLPVSWTPPR
- a CDS encoding NAD(P)/FAD-dependent oxidoreductase: MRNPHAGQPFTTSDEDIARALLDVSIPTLMLSLVHMSGDPELIRGALRPAGLFLNEVQGYMSEDDKAAVRALALKVITDYRDRGCPEPEPIGAELLKEMMEWLVCEPVPDEYVPMVLEEMELDGTDVRAGAAGRDAGSAADFPVVVIGCGESGLLAGIRLKEAGIPFTIIERAAGVGGTWWHNSYPGARVDVGNHFYCYSFEPSDHWTQFFAEQPELQAYFERILDQYGIRPHVWFETEVTGATWDEATATWQVALRTADGSAETVSARAVISAVGQLNRPYLPPISGRDEFEGPSFHSAQWDHDVDLTGKHVAMVGAGASGFQIAPSIAGKVASLNIFQRTAQWMFPNPNYHARVGDGVKWALKHLPFYGRWYRFLLFWPGCDKGLAAARVDPDYPDQQRAVSEINDVTRIMFTEWIKGQIGDNPDLLAKVIPDYPATGKRTLQDNGSWLQTLTQDHVELIRTPIARIERDAVVTVDDQRHQADVIVYATGFHAGKVLWPMTIIGRDGRVLAEQWGERPTAYLGITVPGFPNFFCMYGPGTNLASGGSLIFHSECQMRYIAECLDLLLAGRGRWMEPRPEKLDDWVQRSQAEMRTMVWSQPSIRHSFYKNADGDIYTLSPWRLVDYWTWTRTADPEDYTFG
- a CDS encoding dienelactone hydrolase family protein, whose amino-acid sequence is MTPLQRYIAEEIATDHVDGLLSRREALRRLALLGVGTAAASALIAACGENRGTTAATTSSPTSGKPSTEPGPPPGMENAVQPAPITWADGKLQGSWAAAAQPRGGVLVIHENKGLNDWVRSVVGRLGGIGYSALGIDLLSAQGGTAAFADPAEATAALGKIPPDQFVADLRSGLDELQRRTPGGKLAVLGFCFGGGLTWQLLAAGEPRLSAALPFYGPLPDPHDFAGSKQAAVLAFYGAKDARVTASKDAAAAALEQAGMVHQIVVEPDADHAFFNDSGQRYNPTAAADAWAQTQSWLQRYLA